A part of Magnetospirillum sp. ME-1 genomic DNA contains:
- the nrdR gene encoding transcriptional regulator NrdR has product MRCPFCGQDDTQVKDSRPTDDNAAIRRRRACPGCGSRFTTFERVQIRDLVVVKKDGSRSTFDREKVVKSLQIALRKRPVEDDQIERIANGIYRRLESLGENEVPSKLIGELVMDVLMELDQVAYLRYASVYRNFREAKDFGDFLGKMGRSSGDN; this is encoded by the coding sequence ATGCGATGCCCATTTTGCGGCCAGGACGATACCCAGGTGAAGGATTCACGCCCGACCGACGACAATGCGGCCATCCGTCGCCGCAGAGCTTGTCCAGGGTGTGGATCACGGTTCACCACCTTCGAACGGGTTCAAATCCGTGATCTGGTCGTGGTCAAAAAGGACGGATCACGCTCGACCTTCGACCGGGAGAAAGTGGTCAAGTCGCTTCAGATCGCCCTGAGGAAACGCCCTGTCGAAGATGATCAGATCGAACGGATTGCCAATGGCATCTACCGCCGCCTTGAGAGCTTGGGGGAAAACGAGGTTCCGTCCAAGCTCATCGGTGAACTGGTGATGGACGTGCTGATGGAACTCGATCAGGTCGCCTATTTGCGGTACGCCTCGGTCTACCGGAACTTCCGTGAGGCCAAGGATTTTGGCGATTTCCTTGGAAAGATGGGACGCAGTAGCGGTGATAACTGA
- a CDS encoding CZB domain-containing protein: protein MSAGTFSFADATKAAQYDACRIGVWLDGLRSTYGDTEYYLKIYEVHAEFHKNTANIMTEYFNGNANIAISYLESIASVSGGGFCTILEALTSFTRKLDDESIRRF from the coding sequence ATGTCTGCCGGTACTTTTAGTTTCGCAGATGCGACAAAGGCAGCACAATATGATGCATGCCGGATTGGTGTGTGGCTCGATGGGCTAAGAAGCACCTACGGAGACACAGAATACTATTTAAAAATATACGAAGTTCATGCGGAATTTCATAAAAACACGGCGAATATTATGACTGAATATTTTAATGGAAATGCGAATATCGCTATTTCATATCTGGAATCAATTGCGAGCGTGAGCGGTGGTGGATTTTGCACGATCCTTGAAGCTTTGACATCTTTTACGCGGAAACTTGATGATGAATCAATCCGACGATTCTGA
- a CDS encoding DUF1465 family protein: MRTTTYFRGPFEETMALLDEARTFMMETEWRDRQKVDGVKGLRITNEAFRLTSRLTQVMSWLMFQRAVYDGEISAEYAMEERFRLSGHDVCLDTSHCNDSVISDDLRSLLNRSHNLFLRIERLESSFVRTALRQYTSSNNDEVGDALSGQ; the protein is encoded by the coding sequence ATGCGGACAACTACCTATTTTCGTGGCCCATTTGAAGAAACCATGGCTCTGCTTGATGAAGCACGGACCTTCATGATGGAGACCGAATGGCGGGATCGGCAAAAAGTCGATGGTGTTAAGGGGCTTCGGATAACCAATGAGGCTTTTCGGCTAACAAGCCGCCTGACACAAGTTATGTCGTGGTTGATGTTCCAGCGTGCAGTTTATGACGGCGAGATTTCCGCAGAATACGCGATGGAAGAACGATTTAGGCTATCTGGGCACGATGTGTGCTTGGACACATCGCATTGTAATGATTCCGTGATTTCCGATGATTTGCGATCACTACTGAATCGTTCGCACAATCTTTTTCTCCGGATTGAGCGGCTCGAATCAAGTTTTGTTCGCACTGCATTGCGTCAATACACATCATCTAACAACGACGAAGTAGGCGATGCCCTATCTGGTCAGTAA
- a CDS encoding DNA adenine methylase, which yields MAIFRYPGGKERGKQTIISFIPEGVDEVISPFLGGGAVELDLGQRGIRVHGYDLFEPLVNCWQQIGIDAGAVADAARQFHPMDRDGFYQLQKTYFSIPDPVMQAAAFFALNRASYSGLTFSGGYSGERFTTSCINKLARTTIPNISIQQADFTTSLSWHPDAFAYLDPPYLLPPEKSNLYGIKGDAHRNFDHVRLADVLRSRPGCWLLSYNNDESVRRLYAGYPMVATSWTYGTGKVGAELLVFSDELADAVGMTPMGRRFSCSWHRDDDQMIQVA from the coding sequence ATGGCAATTTTTCGATATCCAGGTGGCAAAGAGAGAGGCAAGCAGACAATTATTTCATTCATTCCAGAAGGTGTGGATGAAGTGATCTCCCCCTTCCTCGGAGGCGGTGCTGTAGAACTGGACCTGGGTCAACGCGGCATCCGAGTGCATGGATACGATCTGTTTGAACCATTGGTGAACTGCTGGCAGCAGATTGGGATTGATGCAGGTGCTGTCGCCGACGCTGCCCGCCAGTTCCACCCGATGGACCGGGATGGGTTCTACCAGCTTCAGAAAACGTACTTCTCCATCCCCGACCCGGTGATGCAGGCCGCAGCATTCTTCGCACTCAATCGGGCTTCATATTCTGGTCTGACATTTTCAGGGGGCTACTCTGGGGAAAGATTCACCACATCCTGTATCAACAAATTGGCACGAACCACGATCCCCAATATCAGCATCCAGCAGGCCGACTTCACAACCAGCCTATCGTGGCACCCTGATGCCTTTGCCTACCTTGATCCGCCCTACCTCCTGCCCCCCGAAAAATCCAACCTCTATGGAATCAAAGGTGATGCCCACCGGAACTTCGATCACGTTCGACTCGCTGATGTTCTTCGGTCGCGACCAGGATGCTGGTTGCTTTCTTACAACAACGACGAATCGGTGCGACGGCTCTATGCAGGGTATCCGATGGTCGCCACCAGTTGGACCTATGGAACCGGCAAGGTAGGGGCCGAGTTATTGGTGTTTTCCGACGAACTGGCCGATGCAGTTGGCATGACACCAATGGGTCGTCGATTCAGTTGTTCATGGCATCGCGACGATGACCAGATGATCCAGGTCGCCTGA
- a CDS encoding response regulator transcription factor, translating into MSHPRNQPYPAHLLDFSILVVEDCAATNKIIHKLLLADSFSNILSVSSGEEAIELLNSTERLPDIILSDWSMGNVDGLQLLEFVRNMTPHCIFIMVTVQDCPEAIMLAKAHHVDGYIVKPVTRRKLIDEIELTVSRLSIEHD; encoded by the coding sequence ATGTCGCATCCCAGAAACCAGCCGTATCCGGCTCACCTTCTCGACTTTTCAATATTAGTTGTTGAGGATTGTGCCGCAACTAATAAAATTATTCACAAGCTTTTATTGGCGGATTCATTTAGCAATATTTTATCCGTAAGTAGCGGTGAAGAAGCCATTGAGCTTTTAAATAGCACGGAGAGATTGCCAGATATAATTCTTTCTGACTGGTCAATGGGAAATGTTGATGGTTTGCAGTTGCTCGAGTTTGTTAGAAATATGACGCCGCATTGTATTTTTATAATGGTAACAGTCCAGGACTGCCCAGAGGCAATTATGCTCGCAAAAGCCCATCATGTTGATGGATACATTGTGAAACCTGTGACGAGGCGAAAGTTGATTGATGAAATAGAGTTGACAGTTTCAAGGCTATCAATCGAACATGACTAA
- a CDS encoding tyrosine-type recombinase/integrase, producing the protein MAGKQAKVLTATQISTVLLHLGSTRHAARDRVMFLLSAKAGFRAKEIAMITWSMVLTATGEVGDVIHLEDKATKRLSGRSIPLNRELRAALFELHGSGIRSPDHPVIFSERGVGMTANTVVAWFARLYSRLGFQGCSSHSGRRTFVTNAARKVGQAGGSLRDVQQLAGHRSLTMTARYIESDSDSQRRLVNMI; encoded by the coding sequence ATGGCAGGCAAACAGGCAAAGGTTCTCACGGCGACCCAAATCTCGACAGTTTTGCTTCATCTTGGATCGACCCGACATGCAGCACGAGATCGTGTGATGTTCCTGCTGTCCGCGAAGGCCGGTTTTCGGGCCAAAGAAATCGCCATGATCACATGGTCGATGGTACTGACCGCTACCGGTGAGGTCGGGGATGTCATCCACCTGGAGGACAAAGCCACCAAGCGTTTGTCCGGCCGGTCGATTCCTTTGAACCGTGAACTGCGTGCTGCCCTGTTCGAACTCCATGGCAGTGGAATTCGCAGTCCAGACCATCCCGTAATCTTTTCCGAACGCGGTGTGGGGATGACGGCGAACACCGTCGTCGCGTGGTTCGCTCGTCTCTATAGCCGACTTGGGTTCCAGGGCTGCTCATCGCATTCGGGAAGAAGGACGTTCGTCACCAATGCTGCGAGGAAGGTCGGACAGGCCGGTGGCTCTCTCCGTGATGTCCAGCAGCTTGCCGGGCATCGCAGCCTGACTATGACCGCCCGATACATCGAATCCGATTCCGATTCACAGCGGCGTCTGGTCAACATGATCTGA
- a CDS encoding bacteriohemerythrin — protein sequence MKYEYFVWTDSLLIGNETIDNDHKVFFDIANLIVDLANSGEADARSFRDSVKLLKNYARAHFDREELFMRRIGYAQWIDNHIERHEQFLAIINEQALSICVDDRKAIYFLANTINDWINSHIKEEDQKLKKYIDEMGIDGGTIANYMKFD from the coding sequence ATGAAATACGAATACTTCGTGTGGACAGACAGCTTGCTAATTGGGAACGAAACAATTGATAACGACCATAAGGTATTTTTCGACATAGCCAATCTCATTGTAGATTTGGCCAACTCCGGCGAAGCAGATGCACGATCCTTCAGAGACTCCGTAAAGCTTCTAAAAAATTACGCCAGAGCACACTTTGATCGTGAAGAGCTATTCATGAGGCGGATTGGATACGCTCAATGGATAGATAACCATATTGAAAGACATGAACAGTTTCTTGCAATTATTAATGAACAAGCACTAAGCATTTGCGTCGATGATCGGAAGGCTATTTATTTTCTTGCCAATACAATTAATGATTGGATAAATTCGCACATCAAAGAAGAAGATCAAAAACTAAAAAAATACATTGATGAGATGGGGATTGATGGCGGCACAATCGCTAATTATATGAAATTTGATTAG
- a CDS encoding DUF6626 family protein yields MRKLEEIYKEFHSLGIVTSVREFGEWLNRSESYLSSSKSRGRRISTEALLALASNVSEVIDSTNEASVLCSDEIQIKELQEGVKALKILENEAWTEIWRRVR; encoded by the coding sequence ATGCGAAAATTAGAAGAGATATATAAAGAGTTTCATTCGTTGGGAATTGTAACTTCTGTTCGCGAATTTGGTGAATGGTTAAACAGAAGCGAAAGCTACCTTAGTAGTTCAAAATCAAGAGGCAGACGAATTTCGACAGAAGCACTTTTGGCTTTGGCATCAAATGTGTCTGAGGTGATTGATTCGACAAATGAAGCATCAGTTCTTTGTTCCGATGAAATTCAGATCAAGGAACTGCAAGAAGGTGTCAAGGCACTCAAGATTCTGGAAAATGAAGCATGGACCGAAATATGGCGTCGGGTGAGGTGA
- a CDS encoding tyrosine phosphatase family protein, producing the protein MTRTKLPFTMSICGLDELADELEAFNPTHVISILDPGEDDHDPLVFPGLIKVLSLRFFDLHAMGGVVGRSLDRQGRNEHPSVDHAESIIQFGRVIPAGARVLIHCWAGVSRSTAAAYVLACLHMTTDEAMDLILGLRPGAMPNRLIVRFADKILGFEGRMVAAIDGHKQGVDRRSIRSSRR; encoded by the coding sequence ATGACCAGGACGAAATTGCCCTTCACCATGTCGATCTGCGGGCTGGATGAGCTTGCAGACGAACTGGAAGCCTTCAACCCAACGCACGTCATCTCAATCTTGGACCCTGGGGAGGACGATCATGACCCACTGGTCTTCCCTGGATTGATCAAGGTGCTGAGTCTCAGATTTTTTGACCTGCATGCCATGGGGGGAGTCGTCGGAAGGTCTCTTGATCGACAGGGACGGAACGAACACCCAAGCGTGGACCATGCCGAATCCATCATCCAGTTTGGCAGGGTAATTCCTGCTGGAGCCAGGGTGCTGATCCATTGTTGGGCCGGGGTATCGAGGTCCACCGCAGCGGCATATGTACTGGCCTGCCTGCACATGACCACAGATGAAGCCATGGACCTGATCCTCGGTCTTCGTCCAGGTGCCATGCCCAATCGCCTGATTGTCCGATTCGCGGACAAGATTCTTGGGTTTGAAGGGCGAATGGTTGCCGCGATTGATGGTCATAAGCAAGGAGTTGATCGCCGGTCAATCAGATCGAGCAGACGCTGA
- a CDS encoding ADP-ribosylglycohydrolase family protein, with the protein MYGAIAGDIIGSIYEFENHKSRSFPLFTEGASFFTDDTICTMAVMEALLDDADPAVTLRKRGAEFPDAGYGGMFGSWLRRPDMPPYNSYGNGAAMRVSPAGFLAYSLDEAIELAIKVTEVTHNHPDGIAGAVATASAIYLAFNGEDRPSIRSFITERFGYDMSQSVDEIRPWYEFDETCPGSVPQALTCALEATSYEEAIRNAISIGGDSDTIACIAGAVAEALFGVPHDIAVEADARMYPSMVRLISRMYQVRGRPNPTKNTEVA; encoded by the coding sequence ATGTATGGTGCGATCGCAGGCGATATCATCGGGTCGATCTACGAGTTTGAGAATCACAAGAGCAGGTCGTTCCCGCTGTTCACTGAGGGGGCCTCCTTCTTCACCGACGACACCATCTGCACCATGGCCGTCATGGAGGCGTTGCTGGATGACGCCGACCCCGCAGTTACCTTGAGGAAAAGGGGGGCTGAATTTCCTGATGCAGGTTACGGAGGAATGTTCGGTTCATGGCTTCGTCGCCCTGATATGCCACCCTACAATAGCTACGGCAATGGAGCGGCAATGCGGGTCAGTCCCGCTGGGTTCCTGGCTTATAGCCTTGATGAAGCAATTGAACTCGCCATCAAGGTGACGGAAGTGACGCACAACCACCCCGATGGGATCGCAGGAGCGGTGGCGACGGCATCGGCAATCTATCTGGCATTCAACGGGGAGGATCGCCCGTCTATCCGGTCCTTCATCACGGAACGCTTTGGTTACGACATGAGCCAGTCGGTCGATGAAATTCGGCCATGGTATGAATTTGATGAAACCTGCCCAGGCAGTGTCCCCCAGGCATTGACGTGTGCATTGGAGGCCACCTCCTACGAAGAGGCGATCCGTAATGCGATCTCAATCGGTGGCGACTCAGATACAATCGCCTGCATTGCCGGGGCTGTCGCTGAAGCTTTATTCGGCGTTCCACACGATATCGCTGTTGAAGCTGATGCTCGTATGTATCCATCAATGGTTCGACTGATTTCACGGATGTATCAGGTGCGAGGTCGTCCCAATCCGACTAAAAATACTGAAGTGGCATGA
- a CDS encoding helix-turn-helix transcriptional regulator translates to MRYGKTEALLQLALELSASHGGLSLNDIETMFDVGRRTAQRMRDAIARVFPQLEEVPQPDRTKRWRLPTKALGRVSEFHIDDIMALEIAADILDRDNRPDAAISVRRVEAKARASLQPADARRMEPDLEALMQAEGVAMRPGPRYKVNPQLVENLRHAILACHEVRVRYRRRYETIERDRTIHPYGILYGQRHYLLAFVPEENEVRSYSFPNIIGIEETGKSFIRDPNFSLPEYVARSFGVYQQEPFNVVWRFSPDAAADARDFLFHPSQTLEDQPDGGLIIRFQAGGLLEMAWHVYQWGDAVEVLEPEELRMIHERSKVSWPARP, encoded by the coding sequence ATGAGATATGGCAAGACCGAAGCTCTATTGCAGTTGGCGTTGGAGTTGTCGGCCTCCCATGGCGGGCTGTCGTTGAACGACATTGAGACGATGTTCGATGTTGGACGCCGGACCGCCCAGCGGATGCGGGATGCTATCGCCCGTGTATTTCCCCAGCTTGAGGAAGTCCCACAACCTGATCGAACGAAGCGATGGCGGCTGCCGACGAAAGCTCTTGGTCGGGTGTCTGAATTCCATATTGATGACATCATGGCACTGGAGATCGCCGCCGACATCCTTGACCGCGATAACCGCCCCGATGCAGCCATATCAGTACGAAGGGTTGAGGCAAAGGCACGGGCATCTCTGCAACCTGCTGATGCCCGCAGAATGGAACCTGACCTGGAAGCATTGATGCAGGCAGAAGGCGTAGCGATGCGGCCAGGGCCTCGGTACAAGGTCAATCCTCAACTCGTGGAAAACCTTCGACACGCGATCCTGGCATGCCACGAGGTTCGAGTGCGTTATCGCCGCCGCTACGAAACGATAGAGCGTGACCGAACGATTCATCCCTACGGAATCCTCTATGGTCAGCGACATTACCTGCTGGCATTCGTCCCCGAGGAAAATGAGGTCAGGAGCTACAGCTTCCCCAACATCATCGGTATCGAAGAAACGGGGAAATCGTTCATCCGCGATCCAAACTTCTCACTACCTGAATACGTTGCACGGTCATTCGGGGTTTATCAGCAAGAACCATTTAATGTCGTATGGCGGTTCAGCCCCGACGCGGCGGCAGATGCGAGAGATTTTCTGTTCCATCCCAGCCAGACTTTGGAAGATCAGCCTGACGGTGGTTTGATCATCCGATTCCAGGCTGGTGGTCTACTGGAAATGGCTTGGCACGTTTATCAATGGGGGGATGCCGTCGAGGTTCTGGAACCAGAAGAACTACGGATGATCCATGAGCGAAGCAAGGTCAGTTGGCCCGCACGGCCATGA
- a CDS encoding tetratricopeptide repeat protein, whose protein sequence is MRIMDIARFFAGLTILIAWHSASADENSKYRTVDGGYSQNGEVSSYRARQVHEHDLAWLQIDDKCFPATARRALAKLMLYKPHDFAFIDLDGDGIDEIIVSYGNRPTGSPEPEIEILKSKNNAWKVIGGFRGLFILTWGREDEPGSYYKITSYYNMYGHQRIAITTHGKVGYRRMIESINPMPIVSFVPFDRSPHHSLLYKSNNYGCDRPPQPINKNIKHTAILGDVDEPMRLAHMEADQGNPYAFLLLGEIYNSDFADQDNLLRAVKWYRAAADAGIPQAQFNLGMMYRDGMGVPLDYAEAEKWIEMAAKGGTRNSAISGELNFSEQEYYRRAVKGHRASAEAGVPQAQFSLGMMYQIGMGVPPDHAEAEKWIGLAVKEGTRKPAKSGQGWRKEQNITPIK, encoded by the coding sequence ATGAGAATCATGGATATAGCGAGATTCTTTGCTGGACTGACCATTCTCATTGCATGGCATTCTGCAAGTGCGGATGAAAATTCAAAATACAGAACGGTTGATGGTGGATACTCGCAAAATGGTGAAGTGAGTTCATATCGAGCACGTCAGGTTCATGAACATGATCTGGCATGGCTGCAAATTGATGATAAGTGCTTTCCTGCCACCGCCCGGAGGGCATTAGCAAAATTAATGCTCTATAAACCTCATGACTTTGCGTTTATTGACTTGGATGGCGATGGCATTGACGAAATAATCGTGTCATATGGAAATAGGCCGACAGGATCGCCAGAGCCGGAAATTGAAATACTAAAATCGAAAAATAATGCCTGGAAAGTTATTGGGGGATTTCGCGGCCTCTTCATTCTCACATGGGGGCGAGAGGATGAACCCGGAAGTTATTACAAAATAACATCGTATTATAATATGTACGGACACCAGAGGATTGCAATAACCACCCACGGCAAGGTCGGGTACCGGAGGATGATCGAATCCATTAACCCAATGCCGATAGTGTCTTTTGTGCCATTCGACAGATCGCCACACCATAGCCTTCTATATAAAAGCAATAATTATGGATGCGATCGACCACCCCAGCCAATTAACAAAAACATCAAACATACCGCCATCCTCGGTGATGTGGACGAACCAATGAGGTTAGCTCACATGGAGGCTGATCAAGGAAACCCCTATGCCTTTTTGTTACTTGGAGAGATATACAATTCAGATTTTGCTGATCAAGATAATTTGCTTCGTGCTGTGAAATGGTACCGTGCTGCGGCTGATGCAGGAATTCCACAAGCTCAATTTAATCTTGGCATGATGTACCGAGACGGCATGGGCGTTCCCCTGGATTACGCTGAAGCCGAAAAATGGATCGAAATGGCGGCCAAAGGCGGCACGCGAAATTCAGCTATATCAGGCGAACTCAATTTTAGCGAACAAGAATACTACCGGCGTGCTGTGAAAGGACATCGTGCTTCGGCTGAAGCCGGAGTTCCACAAGCTCAATTCAGTCTTGGCATGATGTACCAGATCGGCATGGGCGTTCCCCCTGATCACGCTGAAGCAGAAAAGTGGATAGGATTGGCGGTTAAAGAAGGCACAAGGAAACCCGCCAAGTCCGGCCAAGGGTGGCGAAAAGAGCAAAATATCACCCCCATCAAGTAG